One Buteo buteo chromosome 4, bButBut1.hap1.1, whole genome shotgun sequence DNA segment encodes these proteins:
- the DNA2 gene encoding DNA replication ATP-dependent helicase/nuclease DNA2 yields MAESFQKKVTDSPDTMLRHGLNNRYRVLEVSVIQRNGSDPEKHLTITASQSLEDKELCILRNGWESVPVVPGDIIHLEGECSSGTWVINEQSGYLVLYPDLLLSGTTISNSIRCMRRALLSERFRGSDSGSRQTLIGTILHEIFQQSVMNNLAREKVEELANKIVYGQKYLKEMYHLNVKQAEVMQEVEEYLPSFFKWVEDFMHNPANQNKMQLKLSSSEKPEDFSSKVEIVDILDIEENIWSPRFGLKGKIDVTARVKIHRQSGVQSRIMPLELKSGKESNSIEHRSQVILYTLLNLERRVDPEAGFLLYLKTGTMYPVSGARMDRRELMKLRNHVAFYLTHSTHKSAVERQHSQLAALPPVIDDSQACKYCSQIHNCFLYSRAVEQKMAGVSLSPAMVPIIERGTQHLKPSHLEYFSLWYLMLTLELQSGEGKKGYKDIWMMPSSEREKAGDCVGNLIRVNEVQEISDGQYLHFFQRRNGAIPRTNLLVGDRVVVSGQENGLLGLATGYVREVSVTKVSCLLGRNLSKLPKNTIFRLDHEEGDVGIGVPFENLSKLMKDSPVSERLRNLIIDFHKPHFIQHLSSVLPPEAKETVANILKGLNKPQKQAMKQVLLSKDYTLIVGMPGTGKTTTICALVRILSACGFSVLLTSFTHTAVDNILLKLAKFKVGFLRLGRAQKVHPDIQKFTEEEICRSKSIKSVTELEEVYNSQPVVATSCMGVNHPIFVQKQFDFCIVDEASQISQLICLGPLFCSKRFVLVGDHQQLPPLVLNTEARDLGMSESLFKRLEQNQNAVVQLTVQYRMNSKIMSLSNMLVYEGKLECGSEKVSNATVNLPNLKKLKLELADASKTWLKEVLDPDTPVCFLNTEKVPAPEHAEKGGVSNVTEAKLVLFLTSLFIKAGCKPSDIGIISPYRHQLKTITDLMAKLKENRVEVNTVDKYQGRDKSIIIISFVRNSNDENLGTLLKDWRRLNVAITRAKHKLIMVGCVPSLCRYPPLEKLLCYLQSEAMIFSLPAGAHESIHKCNIL; encoded by the exons ATGGCGGAGAG ttttcagaagaaagtgaCTGACTCCCCTGACACAATGCTTAGGCATGGGTTGAACAACAGATACCGTGTGTTGGAAGTCAGTGTAATACAGAGAAATGGAAGTGACCCTGAGAAACACTTGACGATTACAGCATCTCAGTCACTGGAAGATAAAGAGCTGTGCATTCTTAGGAATGGCTG GGAGTCTGTTCCCGTTGTTCCAGGAGACATCATTCACTTAGAAGGGGAGTGTAGCTCCGGTACTTGGGTCATAAATGAACAGTCTGGATACCTGGTACTTTACCCAGATCTGCTGCTTTCTGGTACTACGATATCAAATAGTATTCGATGTATGAGAAGAGCACTACTGAGTGAAAGGTTTAGG GGCTCAGATTCTGGTTCGCGCCAAACACTCATTGGTACAATTCTTCATGAAATTTTCCAGCAATCTGTAATGAATAACTTGGCACGAGAAAAAGTAGAAGAACTAGCAAATAAAATTGTGTATGGACAAAAGTATCTCAAAGAAAT gTATCACTTAAATGTGAAACAAGCAGAAGTAATGCAGGAAGTGGAAGAATATTTGCCATCGTTTTTTAAATGGGTGGAAGACTTCATGCACAATCCAGCtaaccaaaataaaatgcaactaAAACT gtCAAGTAGTGAAAAACCAGAAGATTTCTCTTCTAAGGTAGAGATTGTGGATATCTTAGACATTGAAGAGAATATCTGGTCTCCCAGGTTTGGGTTGAAGGGAAAGATTGATGTTACAGCCAGGGTGAAAATCCATCGCCAGTCTGGAGTACAGTCTAGGATAATGCCATTAGAGCTCAAGTCTGGCAAGGAATCTAATTCCATAGAGCACAGAAGTCAG GTTATTCTGTATACACTGTTGAATTTAGAACGGAGAGTAGATCCTGAAGCTGGATTTCTTCTTTATCTTAAAACCGGTACTATGTACCCTGTTTCTGGAGCTCGCATGGACCGAAGAG AATTAATGAAGTTAAGAAACCACGTGGCCTTCTACTTAACACATAGTACACATAAATCTGCTGTGGAAAGACAGCATTCACAGCTTGCTGCTTTGCCGCCTGTAATTGATGACAGTCAAGCCTGTAAATATTGCTCCCAAATACACAATTGCTTTCTATACAGCAG AGCTGTAGAACAAAAGATGGCTGGTGTGTCTCTTTCTCCTGCTATGGTACCCATTATTGAAAGAGGGACCCAGCACCTGAAACCTTCCCACTTGGAGTATTTCAGCCTGTGGTACCTAATGTTAACCTTGGAGCTGCAAAGTGGAGAGGGTAAAAAGGGATATAAAGATATATGGATGATGCCTTCTTCGGAAAG AGAGAAGGCTGGGGATTGTGTTGGAAACCTGATCAGAGTTAATGAAGTGCAGGAAATTTCCGACGGACAGTATCTACATTTCTTCCAACGTAGAAATGGTGCCATACCTAGAACAAACCTGTTGGTTGGTGATCGAGTGGTTGTGAGTGGACAGGAAAACGGTTTACTTGGTTTGGCTACTGGCTATGTTAGAGAAGTCAGTGTGACAAAAGTCTCCTGTTTGTTGGGCAG GAATTTGTCAAAGCTCCCCAAGAACACCATATTTAGGTTGGATCACGAAGAAGGAGATGTTGGTATAGGAGTCCCTTTTGAAAACCTTTCGAAATTGATGAAAGATTCCCCAGTCAg tGAAAGACTCCGCAACTTGATAATTGACTTCCACAAACCACATTTTATTCAGCATTTGAGCTCTGTCCTTCCtccagaagcaaaggaaaccgttgcaaatattttaaagg gtCTAAATAAGCCTCAGAAACAGGCAATGAAACAAGTGCTACTTTCAAAAGACTACACGCTTATTGTGGGTATGCCTGGAACAGGAAAAACTACTACGATATGCGCTCTA GTGAGAATTCTTTCTGCTTGTGGCTTCAGTGTTCTTCTGACTAGTTTTACACACACTGCTGTAGACAATATCCTGCTAAAGCTAGCCAAATTCAAAGTTGGTTTCTTGCGCTTGGGGCGAGCTCAGAAGGTTCATCCAGATATACAGAAatttacagaagaagaaatttgcAGGTCCAAATCAATTAAATCTGTAACAGAATTGGAAGAAGTCTATAACAGTCAG CCAGTGGTAGCAACGTCTTGCATGGGAGTAAATCACCCCATCTTTGTTCAGAAGCAGTTTGATTTCTGTATAGTTGATGAAGCTTCCCAAATAAGCCAGCTCATCTGCCTGGGCCCCCTGTTCTGCTCCAAAAGGTTTGTGCTGGTAGGGGATCATCAGCAGCTGCCTCCGCTTGTACTCAATACAGAAGCAAG AGATCTTGGCATGAGTGAAAGCTTATTTAAAAGgttggaacaaaaccaaaatgccgTTGTCCAATTAACTGTGCAATACAGAATGAATAG tAAAATAATGTCACTGAGTAACATGTTAGTGTATGAAGGCAAACTGGAATGTGGCTCAGAGAAGGTGTCAAATGCCACTGTTAACTTGCCCAAcctaaaaaaattgaaactggAGCTTGCAGATGCTTCAAAAACATGGTTGAAAGAAGTACTTGATCCAGACACACCTGTGTGttttctgaatacagaaaaG GTCCCAGCACCAGAACATGCAGAAAAAGGTGGTGTAAGTAATGTGACAGAAGCTAAACTAGTACTCTTCCTCACATCCTTATTTATTAAG GCTGGCTGTAAGCCTTCAGACATTGGCATTATATCACCATACAGACATCAATTAAAAACAATCACTGATTTGATGGCAAAATTGAAGGAGAACAGAGTGGAAGTCAACACAGTAGACAAATACCAAGGAAGAGACAAAAGTATCATAATTATATCTTTTGTTAGGAACAGTAATGATGAAAAT CTTGGCACCCTCCTGAAGGACTGGCGACGTCTTAATGTTGCTATCACAAGAGCCAAACACAAACTAATCATGGTGGGCTGTGTTCCATCCCTGTGCCGCTATCCTCCTTTAGAGAAGCTACTCTGCTATTTGCAGTCTGAGGCGATGAT CTTCAGTCTTCCAGCAGGGGCTCATGAAAGTATCCACAAGTGTAACATTTTATGA